The following proteins are encoded in a genomic region of Sneathiella marina:
- a CDS encoding TIGR02186 family protein: MKNFILFLFVLATLSMTTPHQSPASTPLVTDISSHLISVTSDFTGTELLLFGATETGADLNYSEHGDVIIVVRGPEEKVVVRRKDRVAGIWVNAVSIEFTGVPSFYAIVSTKPVADITSANVLNRLKIGPTRLSFKSSEAAKESHPFQQAIIRKKTEENLYSDQETDIHFLGNTLFRTNIEFPANVPVGNYVAEFYLFRGGDLISAQTSPLFIKKSGLGRTIFDFAQDYPALYGIAAILVALFAGWLASAIFRKD, encoded by the coding sequence ATGAAAAATTTCATATTGTTCTTATTTGTACTTGCCACGCTCAGCATGACAACTCCGCATCAATCGCCGGCCAGTACTCCGTTGGTAACAGATATCTCTTCTCATCTGATTTCTGTTACGTCTGACTTTACGGGCACAGAGCTATTATTGTTCGGCGCGACAGAAACAGGTGCGGATCTCAATTATTCAGAACATGGCGATGTCATCATCGTGGTTCGCGGACCGGAAGAAAAAGTGGTGGTACGCCGCAAAGACAGGGTCGCCGGTATCTGGGTTAATGCGGTATCCATCGAGTTCACCGGAGTCCCCAGTTTTTATGCAATAGTAAGCACAAAGCCCGTCGCTGACATTACTTCTGCAAATGTATTGAATAGGCTTAAAATTGGCCCGACCCGGTTAAGCTTTAAATCATCTGAAGCAGCGAAGGAAAGCCATCCTTTCCAGCAGGCCATAATTCGCAAGAAAACTGAAGAAAACCTCTATTCCGATCAGGAAACGGATATCCATTTCCTCGGGAATACCCTGTTCAGGACTAATATTGAATTTCCTGCGAATGTGCCTGTCGGCAATTATGTTGCAGAATTTTATCTATTCAGGGGCGGAGATCTCATTAGTGCTCAGACCTCTCCCCTCTTCATTAAAAAATCTGGCCTCGGTCGTACAATATTCGACTTTGCCCAAGATTATCCCGCCCTATATGGTATTGCGGCAATTCTCGTTGCCTTATTCGCCGGGTGGCTAGCGTCAGCAATCTTCCGCAAAGATTAA
- a CDS encoding MFS transporter, which produces MNTTKPSEFTAIAMGILALCFLIGMIGRFSFENFPNLVSPLSNEFGWPRGTIASIYSLGALVTGLTGPIAGILFDRLGPRNVYGIGIVSGGSGLMLAGMADSIWFFYLSISILVGFSAACCGNVTNSALASRWFREKLPLALAIIYSALGAGTLLGLSLSQIFISSFGWRQAEYLLGLCVLAILPIILFLPWRKLAAGRKSPVTALPHAEATSPIQWTMTKALRTIPFWGLSAVFCFTGSAMFSVIIQAVTYLIDVGLPPIEASVSFGITGLFIPVGMIGSGYLIRRIGLLTTAMGSYVVTFAAILFLWSFERPDQTWALYGFIFCFGLSMGSRGPMIGTIASHLFRGKNFGTIYGSISVGSGIGMASGSYFSGLLYDLTGTYDAVFLYSGISLLIGAAPFILVREMRKQP; this is translated from the coding sequence TTGAACACTACGAAACCGTCAGAATTTACGGCGATTGCGATGGGCATCCTTGCCCTTTGCTTTCTGATCGGCATGATTGGTCGTTTCTCCTTTGAGAATTTTCCGAATTTAGTATCGCCTCTCAGCAATGAATTTGGCTGGCCCCGTGGAACCATTGCCTCAATTTATTCTCTTGGCGCCCTCGTTACCGGTCTGACGGGGCCAATCGCAGGTATCCTATTTGACCGGCTTGGGCCAAGGAACGTGTACGGTATCGGTATCGTGTCTGGTGGCTCCGGCCTCATGCTGGCGGGCATGGCAGATAGTATCTGGTTCTTTTATCTGAGCATAAGCATACTTGTCGGTTTCTCAGCGGCCTGTTGCGGCAACGTCACCAATTCAGCTCTGGCCAGCCGATGGTTTCGGGAAAAATTGCCCCTGGCATTGGCCATAATCTACTCTGCGCTCGGTGCGGGAACTCTTCTGGGCCTGAGTTTGTCTCAAATTTTTATTTCTAGTTTTGGCTGGCGCCAGGCCGAATATCTACTCGGCTTGTGTGTTTTGGCCATACTTCCAATAATTTTGTTTCTACCCTGGAGAAAACTTGCCGCAGGGCGCAAAAGCCCTGTAACCGCGCTTCCTCATGCCGAAGCAACTTCGCCGATCCAATGGACGATGACAAAAGCATTAAGAACAATTCCGTTTTGGGGACTTTCTGCTGTTTTCTGCTTTACCGGCAGCGCCATGTTTTCTGTCATAATTCAGGCTGTTACCTATTTGATTGATGTGGGGTTGCCGCCGATTGAAGCGTCAGTCAGTTTTGGCATAACCGGATTATTCATTCCTGTCGGCATGATTGGATCGGGATACCTGATCCGGCGTATCGGTTTGCTGACAACAGCGATGGGAAGCTATGTCGTAACCTTTGCAGCTATTCTCTTTCTATGGTCCTTCGAACGCCCTGATCAGACTTGGGCTCTATACGGCTTTATATTCTGCTTTGGTCTCTCAATGGGATCTCGCGGCCCCATGATCGGAACCATTGCATCGCACCTATTCAGAGGGAAGAATTTTGGAACCATATATGGTAGCATTTCAGTCGGCAGCGGTATTGGCATGGCCAGTGGATCGTATTTTTCCGGCCTGCTATACGACCTGACCGGTACCTATGATGCAGTCTTTCTATATTCCGGTATATCCTTACTAATCGGCGCGGCGCCGT